The following proteins are encoded in a genomic region of Pyrus communis chromosome 11, drPyrComm1.1, whole genome shotgun sequence:
- the LOC137749496 gene encoding transcription factor bHLH87-like encodes MNSNTEKPSSIGCHQIAHQKNPCGLESVHVMSTLRADELCQAPLKVNMTYNLMSSLSTSTFMAADHCGNLGKYVQPQANIQGLQDHHVKAKPVTIHSVDSLDCLLSATNSNTDTSVEDDDGISMLFSDCRRNLWNFGAGNNSAISSGESENNETVVSQSSSDLYVQSQGKPNSTKRSHDQSEPKLHGANYSHFGLLQTDYSSTSEGGFRLISDNPSKMKKPRSDNKRPSSSNISFQQPTSSVSTSSIEEPDPEVIAQMKEMIYRAAAFRPVNLGLELVERPKRKNVKISSDPQTVAARQRRERISERIRVLQRLVPGGNKMDTASILDEAANYLKFLRSQVKALENLGQKIESMSNSNIPTTSFAFSFYPSFPMQTHNHVPLQNPNHIHQPHG; translated from the coding sequence ATGAATTCAAATACCGAAAAACCGAGCAGTATTGGCTGTCATCAAATTGCTCATCAGAAAAATCCATGTGGTTTGGAATCAGTGCATGTTATGTCAACTTTGAGAGCTGATGAATTGTGTCAAGCCCCTTTGAAGGTCAACATGACTTATAATTTGATGAGCTCACTAAGCACTAGTACTTTCATGGCTGCTGATCATTGTGGCAATCTTGGGAAATACGTACAACCGCAAGCCAATATTCAAGGCTTACAAGATCATCATGTCAAGGCTAAGCCAGTAACGATACACTCCGTTGATTCCTTGGATTGTTTGCTCTCAGCCACTAATAGCAACACCGACACATCTGTAGAAGATGACGATGGAATTTCTATGCTTTTTTCGGATTGTAGAAGAAACTTATGGAACTTTGGAGCAGGAAATAATAGTGCAATCTCTTCTGGAGAGTCTGAGAACAATGAAACAGTAGTCTCTCAAAGTTCATCAGATTTATATGTCCAAAGCCAAGGTAAGCCAAATTCCACAAAGAGAAGCCATGATCAAAGTGAGCCCAAATTGCACGGAGCAAATTATAGTCACTTTGGTCTTCTTCAAACAGATTATTCTTCTACTAGTGAAGGGGGTTTCAGGCTCATCTCCGACAACCCATCAAAAATGAAGAAACCCAGATCAGATAATAAGCGTCCAAGCTCATCCAACATCAGCTTTCAACAACCAACTTCATCCGTGTCAACTTCCTCTATTGAAGAACCCGATCCAGAGGTCATTGCGCAGATGAAAGAGATGATTTATCGCGCTGCGGCTTTCAGGCCTGTGAACTTGGGGCTGGAGCTGGTGGAGAGGCCAAAGAGGAAGAATGTGAAAATATCATCTGATCCACAAACTGTGGCTGCAAGGCAAAGGAGGGAGAGGATCAGTGAGAGAATTAGAGTTTTGCAAAGGCTGGTTCCTGGTGGAAACAAGATGGACACTGCATCAATCCTTGATGAGGCTGCAAATTATCTCAAGTTCTTGAGGTCACAGGTCAAGGCACTTGAAAACTTAGGCCAAAAAATTGAGTCCATGAGTAATTCTAATATTCCTACAACAAGCTTTGCTTTCTCTTTCTACCCCTCTTTTCCCATGCAAACCCATAATCATGTTCCActccaaaaccctaatcatATCCACCAACCACACGGTTGA